One region of Ptiloglossa arizonensis isolate GNS036 chromosome 8, iyPtiAriz1_principal, whole genome shotgun sequence genomic DNA includes:
- the Ufd4 gene encoding ubiquitin fusion-degradation 4-like isoform X2: protein MADVDPETLLEWLSMGQGDERDMQLIALEQLCMLLLMSDNVDRCFECCPPRTFLPALCRIFLDELAPDSVLEVTARAITYYLDVSAECTRRVVAMEGAVKAICSRLSGAGLGSRTSRDLAEQCMKVLELVCAREAGAVFEAGGLPCALCFIREHGARVHRDTLHSAMAVVTRLCGKVEPQDKSLPDCVEALSTLLRHEDAHVADGALRCFASLADRFSRRNTDPAPLACNGLVSELLHRLSNAAGPGTSIASTSGNPKTPPPSSTASTIPAPEAKSCASVSTIISLLSTLCRGSPSITHDLLRSELPDAIEKALKGDERCALDSMRLVDLLLVLLFEGRSALGRNTSGGPPGPLLTRFRRLDSAGEKSHRQLIDCIRSKDTDALIEAIDSGGIEVNFMDDVGQTLLNWASAFGTQEMVEFLCYRGADVNKGQRSSSLHYAACFGRPAIAKVLLKYGANPDLRDEDGKTPLDKARERVDEGHREVAAILQSPGEWMLPNQEHRKPETETEFMEPKGDPEMAPVYLKRLLPVFCATFQSSMLPSVRKASLSLIRKMVHYIQPELLVETCGSDRTGGCGAMLVEVIANVLDNEELELKTPSPPPPPLKPLIGHKLRCLSSRKSSSSLNYIVDKTEDEDGHLVVLQMIQDLMIKGKDEFLEHFARLGVFSKVAALAGPQETTPEPEVEMNQSGEEQRMEDAREVLVGRAYHWRDWCICRGRDCLYVWSDAAALELSNGSNGWFRFILDGKLATMYSSGSPEGGTDTSGKGRNAESVTTEENRGEFLEKLQKARSQVKPNSVSQPVLSRAGTTRLVVGNWALSSRKESELCIHNSDGLQQATILREDLPGFIFESNRGTKHSFTAETSLGPEFAAGWAGKRGKRLRSKIEAIKQKVKVQAQDIYERYFKAAQAQPRGVVAKLGTIVNQIEKVCQKQQSGNREWRNILQSALEELKILLNEEGRVSAYELHSSGLVQALLALLAAPPGPQPPTLRATKLRMQRIAIFKNCFHMADINKEYNSAKILVHKLVSVLESIEKLPVYLYDTPGSGYGLQILTRRLRFRLEKAAGESSLIDRSGRSLKMEPLSTIQQLENHLLKMVAKQWHDHDRSTFTFVKKLKEGNRITFKYQYDFDENGLLYWIGTNAKTCSEWVNPGQYGLVVVTSSNGKRLPYGHLEDILSRDPSALNCHTNDDKRAWFSIDLGVWIIPSAYTLRHARGYGRSALRNWMFQASKDGVTWTTLYAHMDDSSLNEPGSTATWTLEPPIDETQGWRHLRLQQIGKNASGQTHYLSVSGFEVYGEVTGVCEDLGRAAREAEAGVRKQRRLIKSQVLRHFVAGTRVARGLDWKWKDQDGVPPGEGTVTVELHNGWIDVTWDHGGSNSYRMGAEGKYDLRLVGIGLDIDNGTKSKSGGGVLTGRKSSSTPSLPDCTDTAMRGSVASTDQAASADNLAAKQAAESIADSVLSVARAEAVVAVTGEGGANSTSELSVVLHPRPDTTVTSDLATIVESLALNTDCPTNSNSNRASSSSKPLFASVRGNKQGASLFSFDASEALDRVREGADRLRNNTNSFLSGELLSLVPVRISVTGESEENSLRIKPVQRHHSGIADAAKECSRDKEATSSSTQNTTGGCPVVVTNPMSVSVPNLACSDANNALEPTTATGLLETFAAMARRQTFGGQHIASNSNTGSNSRGPSSVSSLVRLALGPNFPGGLLSTAQSYPSLTSSGQVAGSGVTTTTGPGLGQALTMSLTSTSSDSEQLWLQVSLDDFLESCGGAASSSVGGGRAGGGPTLLTELEDYEDGTLEEEEDNDENDQEEDDEENEEEGDGCEADYEEVMVSRNLLAAFMEEEAPQSSKRRAWDDEFVLKRHFSALIPAFDPRPGRPNINQITELEVPPPGSETQSSTRVGSLPMPRLSLTLKGPGLPGVTDVELPLTEPHASIFQAVQELMQLTELGSRQEKLRRIWEPTYTIIYKESKDEESSGRATPIVTLYSRNTTQNSSVCTVEDVLQLLRHVYVLSTTRDDGKHIDYEESEESACWVHPDDFTSKKITNKIVQQIQDPLALAAGALPNWCEELARSCPFLLPFETRRLYFSCTAFGASRSIVWLQTQREAVLERQRAPGLSPRRDDSHEFRVGRLKHERVSVPRGDKLLDWAEQVLKVHASRKSILEVQFVGEQGTGLGPTLEFFALVAAELQRKDLALWLCDDEESSDTEQIRVSGEQIRSAGYYVTRPSGLFPAPLPQDSAACDRAVRYFWFLGVFLAKVLQDNRLVDLPLSRPFLKLMCHGDITNNVNEKIGLTGVTQESMSSSMSSSFISEEGEADAAYSSLEPSPWYVGLLDIDDLVLVDPIRGEFLKEIQTATTKRDRTFSDGRSSADEETSLYITHPSGMSVPIEDLALTMTYSPSSKIFGHDQVELVEGGADIAVTMDNAREYSEMTSSYCLDRGISRQLESFKSGFSKVFPMEKLHAFSPEEIRAMLCGEQNPQWTREDLLNYTEPKLGYTRESPGFQRFVNVLVSLTGPERKAFLQFATGCSALPPGGLCNLYPRLTVVRKVDAGSGGYPSVNTCVHYLKLPEYPTEELLKERLLAATRERGFHLN, encoded by the exons ATGGCCGATGTTGATCCTGAAACTTTATTGGAATGGCTTAGTATGGGCCAAGGAGATGAAAGGGACATGCAGTTAATTGCTCTAGAGCAGTTATGCATGTTATTACTTATGTCTGATAATGTTGACCGATGCTTTGAATG CTGTCCTCCACGCACATTTCTTCCTGCATTATGTAGAATTTTTTTGGATGAACTTGCACCGGATAGCGTCTTAGAAGTGACTGCTCGGGCCATTACATATTACTTGGACGTTTCTGCAGAATGTACTCGCAGAGTAGTAGCTATGGAAGGTGCTGTAAAAGCTATTTGCAGTCGCCTATCTGGAGCTGGATTAGGTTCCAGAACTAGTCGGGATTTAGCTGAACAGTGCATGAAG GTATTAGAACTTGTTTGTGCAAGAGAAGCTGGTGCTGTATTCGAAGCTGGTGGTCTCCCATGCGCCTTGTGCTTTATTCGAGAGCATGGAGCTCGTGTTCATCGGGACACACTGCATTCGGCAATGGCTGTAGTTACCCGTTTATGCGGGAAAGTGGAACCTCAAGATAAATCTTTACCAGATTGCGTTGAAGCTTTATCAACATTACTCAGACATGAGGATGCACATGTTGCTGATGGGGCACTTCGTTGTTTTGCATCATTAGCCGATAGATTTTCACGGAGAAATACAGATCCTGCTCCATTAGCATGCAATGGATTAGTTTCTGAACTCTTACATAG GCTATCTAATGCAGCAGGGCCTGGTACATCAATAGCATCTACTTCTGGAAATCCAAAAACACCTCCTCCTTCTAGTACAGCATCAACTATTCCTGCTCCAGAAGCAAAATCTTGCGCTTCTGTTTCTACTATAATTAGTCTTCTATCAACACTCTGCAGAGGATCACCTTCTATAACTCATGACCTCTTACGTTCTGAATtaccagatgcaattgaaaaagCTTTAAAAGGAGATGAGCGATGTGCCCTTGATTCTATGAGATTGGTTGATTTATTATTGGTTTTACTATTCGAAGGCAGGTCAGCATTAGGTCGTAATACAAGCGGAGGTCCACCAGGCCCTTTATTAACACGATTTAGGCGTTTGGATAGTGCTGGAGAAaagtctcatagacaattaatcGACTGTATTCGATCGAAAGACACAGATGCACTTATAGAAGCTATAGATTCTGGAGGCATTGAAGTAAATTTTATGGATGATGTTGGGCAGACATTGCTCAACTGGGCATCTGCTTTTGGAactcaagagatggttgaattTTTATGCTACAGGGGAGCAGATGTTAATAAAGGTCAAAGGTCATCTAGTCTGCATTATGCTGCTTGCTTCGGGAGACCAGCTATTGCTAAAGTATTACTTAAGTATGGGGCGAATCCTGATTTACGAGATGAAGATGGGAAAACACCATTAGATAAAGCTAGAGAACGTGTAGATGAAGGGCACAGAGAAGTGGCAGCTATATTGCAATCTCCTGGAGAATGGATGTTACCAAATCAAGAACACAGAAAGCCAGAAACGGAAACAGAATTCATGGAACCAAAAGGTGATCCCGAAATGGCTCCAGTATATTTAAAAAGGCTTTTACCGGTATTTTGTGCGACGTTTCAATCATCTATGTTGCCCAGTGTTAGGAAAGCCAGTTTAAGTTTAATTAGAAAGATGGTGCATTACATTCAACCAGAATTACTTGTTGAAACTTGTGGTTCTGATAGAACAGGAGGTTGTGGAGCTATGCTTGTGGAAGTGATTGCCAATGTATTGGATAACGAG GAGCTTGAGTTAAaaacaccatcaccaccacctccGCCTCTCAAGCCGTTAATTGGCCATAAATTGCGTTGCCTCTCGTCGCGCAAGTCTTCCAGTTCCCTGAACTACATTGTTGATAAGACG GAGGATGAAGATGGACACTTAGTGGTTTTGCAAATGATACAAGATTTGATGATAAAAGGCAAGGATGAATTTCTAGAACATTTTGCTCGTTTGGGAGTCTTTTCAAAAGTTGCTGCATTAGCTGGACCACAAGAGACTACACCAGAACCAGAAGTGGAAATGAATCAATCCGGAGAAGAGCAAAGAATGGAAGATGCAAGAGAGGTTTTGGTTGGAAGAGCTTATCATTGGAGAGATTGGTGCATTTGCAGAGGGCGGGATTGCTTATATGTCTGGTCCGATGCAGCAGCTCTAGAATTGTCAAATGGAAGTAATGGATGGTTTAGGTTTATACTCGACGGGAAACTAGCAACAATGTATTCTAGTGGAAGTCCAGAAGGTGGAACCGATACATCag GAAAAGGGAGGAATGCAGAGTCAGTTACCACTGAAG AGAATCGTGGCGAATTTTTGGAGAAATTACAGAAAGCACGAAGCCAAGTAAAACCAAATTCTGTGAGTCAGCCTGTACTATCTCGTGCTGGTACGACTCGGCTAGTTGTAGGAAATTGGGCATTATCCAGCAGAAAGGAAAGTGAATTGTGTATACATAATAGCGATGGTTTGCAACAAGCAACCATTTTAAGAGAAGATTTGCCAGGTTTTATTTTTGAATCAAATCGAGGTACAAAGCATTCCTTTACAGCAGAAACAAGTTTGG GTCCAGAATTTGCAGCAGGCTGGGCTGGCAAAAGAGGAAAAAGATTAAGATCTAAGATTGAAGCTATTAAGCAGAAAGTTAAAGTACAAGCTCAGGATATTTATGAACGTTACTTTAAAGCAGCTCAAGCTCAGCCGCGTGGAGTGGTCGCTAAACTGGGAACCATTGTTAATCAAATAGAAAAAGTCTGTCAAAAACAACAATCTGGAAATCGAGAATGGCGTAATATATTGCAAAGCGCCctagaagaactcaaaattttattaaacgaagAGGGAAGAGTGTCTGCATATGAGTTACATTCTAGCGGTCTAGTACAAGCATTGCTTGCTCTATTAGCAGCTCCACCAGGGCCACAACCGCCAACGTTAAGAGCAACAAAGCTTAGAATGCAACGAatagcaatatttaaaaattgtttccataTGGCGGATATTAATAAAGAATATAACTCCGCTAAAATTCTAGTCCATAAATTAGTTTCAGTTTTGGAATCCATTGAAAAATTACCTGTTTATTTGTACGATACGCCAGGCTCGGGTTACGGCTTACAAATTCTAACTAGGAGATTACGTTTCCGTTTAGAAAAAGCAGCTGGCGAAAGCTCTCTAATAGATAGATCTGGTCGAAGTTTAAAGATGGAACCGCTGAGTACTATACAACAACTAGAGaatcatttattaaaaatgGTAGCAAAACAATGGCACGATCACGATAGATCAACGTTTACAttcgtgaaaaaattgaaagaggGAAATAGAATCACCTTTAAATATCAATACGACTTCGATGAAAACGGTTTGCTGTATTGGATCGGTACAAATGCAAAAACTTGTTCTGAATGGGTGAACCCTGGTCAGTACGGTTTGGTTGTTGTTACATCTAGCAATGGAAAAAGGCTGCCGTATGGTCATCTTGAAGACATTCTAAGTCGTGATCCATCAGCGTTAAATTGTCACACAAATGACGACAAGCGCGCGTGGTTTTCAATCGATTTAGGTGTCTGGATCATTCCGAGTGCTTACACATTGAGACATGCAAGAGGTTACGGCAGAAGTGCCTTGCGAAATTGGATGTTTCAGGCATCAAAAGATGGTGTAACTTGgactacgttatacgctcataTGGATGATTCATCGTTGAATGAACCTGGCAGTACAGCCACTTGGACGTTAGAGCCaccgattgacgaaacacaGGGTTGGCGTCATTTACGGTTACAACAAATTGGGAAAAACGCTTCTGGTCAAACCCATTATTTGTCCGTGTCCGGATTTGAAGTTTATGGCGAAGTGACTGGAGTTTGTGAGGACTTGGGAAGAGCTGCTAGAGAAGCCGAGGCTGGAGTTCGAAAACAACGGAGATTAATTAAATCTCAAGTACTTCGTCATTTTGTTGCTGGTACTAGAGTGGCTAGAGGGTTAGATTGGAAGTGGAAAGATCAAGATGGTGTACCACCAG GTGAAGGAACTGTAACAGTGGAATTACATAATGGTTGGATAGATGTAACATGGGATCATGGTGGTTCCAATTCCTATAGAATGGGTGCAGAAGGAAAATACGATTTGAGATTAGTTGGTATCGGCCTTGATATAGATAACGGAACAAAAAGTAAAAGCGGTGGTGGAGTTTTAACAGGACGAAAATCTAGTAGCACTCCTAGTTTACCAGATTGTACTGATACTGCAATGCGTGGTTCAGTGGCATCAACAGATCAAGCAGCAAGTGCAGATAATCTGGCAGCTAAG CAAGCCGCTGAATCGATAGCAGACAGCGTGTTATCGGTTGCTCGCGCTGAGGCGGTTGTTGCTGTAACCGGTGAAGGTGGAGCAAATTCAACGAGTGAATTGTCTGTTGTGTTACATCCAAGGCCTGACACTACTGTGACAAGTGATCTGGCAACAATTGTTGAGAGTCTTGCCCTTAACACTGACTGTCCTACCAACAGTAACAGTAATCGTGCATCTAGTAGTTCAAAACCATTGTTTGCCAGTGTGCGAGGGAATAAG CAAGGGGCAAGTTTATTTAGTTTCGATGCTTCCGAAGCACTAGACCGTGTTCGAGAAGGAGCTGACAGACTACGTAATAACACTAATAGCTTTTTAAGTGGAGAGTTACTTAGTTTAGTGCCTGTAAGAATCAGTGTAACAGGTGAATCAGAGGAAAATTCATTAAGGATTAAACCTGTACAAAGGCATCACTCCGGAATTGCCGATG CTGCCAAAGAATGCAGTCGAGACAAAGAAGCTACTAGCTCATCAACACAAAATACAACAGGAGGATGCCCTGTTGTTGTTACCAATCCCATGTCTGTGTCTGTCCCCAACCTTGCTTGTTCAGATGCTAACAATGCTTTGGAACCAACAACTGCTACTGGTTTATTGGAAACTTTTGCTGCAATGGCTCGAAGACAAACATTTG GTGGACAAcacatagcttccaactccaatACTGGTTCAAATTCACGCGGACCTAGTTCTGTGTCAAGTTTAGTTCGACTCGCTCTAGGTCCTAATTTTCCAGGTGGTTTACTAAGTACCGCTCAGAGTTATCCGAGTTTGACCAGCAGTGGTCAAGTAGCTGGTAGCGGTGTTACAACAACGACCGGACCTGGTTTAGGACAAGCACTCACAATGTCATTGACTAGTACAAGTAGCGATAGCGAACAG TTGTGGCTGCAGGTTAGTCTTGATGACTTTTTGGAATCTTGTGGAGGTGCTGCAAGTTCCAGTGTTGGTGGAGGCAGGGCAGGAGGTGGGCCAACCCTTTTGACCGAACTAGAAGATTACGAAGACGGCACTCTCGAAGAGGAAGAGGACAACGATGAGAATGATCAAGAA GAAGATGATGAAGAGAATGAAGAAGAAGGCGACGGTTGCGAAGCTGATTATGAAGAGGTAATGGTAAGTCGTAACTTACTGGCCGCGTTTATGGAGGAAGAAGCTCCTCAAAGCAGTAAAAGACGTGCCTGGGACGACGAGTTCGTTTTGAAACGTCACTTCTCAGCTTTGATTCCTGCCTTTGATCCACGACCTGGACGACCTAATATTAATCAG atAACAGAGTTGGAAGTTCCGCCACCTGGCAGTGAAACTCAATCAAGCACACGTGTAGGATCGTTGCCTATGCCGAGACTTTCTTTAACATTGAAGGGCCCAGGACTTCCAGGTGTGACAGACGTTGAATTACCACTTACGGAACCACATGCCAGTATTTTTCAAGCAGTGCAGGAATTAATGCAGTTAACAGAACTAGGCAGTCGACAAGAAAAATTAAGAAGAATATGGGAACCAACTTACAC TATAATATATAAAGAATCTAAGGATGAGGAATCATCTGGAAGAGCAACACCAATTGTCACACTGTATTCTCGCAATACCACTCAAAATTCTTCAGTTTGCACTGTAGAAGATGTTTTGCAACTTCTGAGACACGTTTATGTATTAAGTACTACTCGTGATGACGGTAAACACATTGATTACGAAGAATCTGAAGAATCAGCGTGTTGGGTTCATCCAGACGACTTTACATCAAAGAAAATCACAAATAAGATAGTACAACAAATTCAAGATCCCTTAGCACTAGCTGCTGGGGCGTTGCCAAATTGGTGTGAAGAATTGGCAAGGAGTTGCCCATTTCTGTTACCCTTTGAAACTAGACGGTTGTACTTTAGTTGTACTGCATTCGGTGCATCGCGATCCATtgtgtggcttcaaactcaaagaGAAGCTGTTCTCGAACGACAAAGAGCACCTGGTTTAAGCCCACGGCGCGATGACAGTCATGAATTTCGCGTAGGTAGACTTAAACATGAAAGAGTCAGTGTACCTAGAGGAGATAAATTATTAGACTGGGCAGAACAAGTACTGAAG GTACATGCAAGTCGAAAGAGCATACTAGAAGTTCAGTTTGTTGGTGAACAAGGAACCGGTCTTGGACCAACACTGGAATTCTTTGCATTAGTTGCCGCAGAGTTGCAGCGCAAAGATTTGGCTTTGTGGTTGTGCGATGATGAAGAATCATCTGATACAGAACAGATTCGAGTTTCTGGAGAACAAATTCGATCTGCAGGATATTACGTAACTCGACCAAGTGGGTTATTCCCTGCTCCATTACCTCAAGATTCCGCAGCTTGTGATCGTGCTGTTCGATACTTCTGGTTTTTGGGCGTGTTCTTGGCGAAAGTTCTGCAGGATAATAGATTAGTTGATTTACCATTATCCCGTCCTTTCTTAAAATTAATGTGTCACGGAGATATTACAAAcaatgtaaatgaaaaaatcgGTCTTACTGGTGTTACTCAAGAAAGTATGTCGTCCAGTATGTCAAGTAGTTTCATATCGGAAGAGGGCGAGGCAGATGCAGCATATTCGTCATTAGAACCTTCTCCGTGGTATGTCGGTTTATTGGATATCGATGATCTTGTACTTGTGGACCCAATAAGAGGTGAATTCCTAAAAGAAATACAAACTGCAACTACTAAACGTGATAGAACGTTTTCCGATGGTCGCAGCTCTGCTGACGAAGAGACATCGCTATACATTACTCATCCATCTGGAATGTCAGTGCCTATTGAGGATTTGGCTTTGACAATGACCTACTCACCAAGTTCCAAAATCTTTGGGCATGATCAGGTGGAGTTGGTAGAAGGAGGTGCAGACATTGCAGTTACTATGGATAATGCAAGAGAATATTCTGAAATGACAAGTAGTTATTGTCTCGATCGAGGAATTTCTAGACAACTCGAATCATTCAAATCCGGTTTCTCAAAGGTCTTCCCAATGGAAAAGCTTCATGCTTTTAGCCCGGAAGAAATAAGGGCTATGCTTTGCGGGGAGCAAAATCCACAGTGGACCAGAGAAGATTTGCTCAATTACACTGAGCCAAAATTGGGTTACACAAGAGaaag TCCTGGATTCCAAAGATTTGTCAATGTTCTAGTTTCATTGACTGGTCCAGAAAGAAAGGCTTTCTTACAATTCGCCACTGGATGTTCTGCTTTACCTCCTGGTGGATTATGTAATTTATATCCTAGATTGACTGTCGTGCGAAAGGTGGATGCTGGTTCAGGTGGTTATCCCTCTGTTAACACCTGTGTTCATTATCTAAAATTACCGGAGTATCCTACTGAAGAACTACTTAAAGAAAGACTCTTGGCTGCAACTAGGGAAAGAGGATTTCACTTAAATTAA